A genomic region of Pontibaca methylaminivorans contains the following coding sequences:
- a CDS encoding DMT family transporter — protein sequence MGDWLVSFEGTPAGHWLALGLALAAAFLHAVFGALQKGRHDPWLSRGAIDLCYGLMAAPVALFLVPRPEPHLWPILGVAFVIHTVYKLLQAGAYVRGAYTVVYPITRGTGALFAVAGAWVLFSETFTALQWLGVMGLLAGIFGLALYNLRHERAARSTLLAAILLALATGFFVALYTTWDAHGVRSPRDPFTFLAWFFMIDGFAMPVIAALRWPALEPRPALGPLFLRGVSGGAVALLSFGAIMLATRFDKVGQAAVLRETSSVLAALIGWLVLREPVGMRRLVLMGLIALGAMIVGFGGQEAG from the coding sequence ATGGGTGATTGGCTCGTTTCCTTCGAGGGCACGCCGGCCGGGCATTGGCTGGCGCTCGGGCTCGCGCTGGCGGCGGCGTTTCTTCATGCCGTGTTCGGTGCGCTGCAGAAGGGGCGCCACGACCCCTGGCTGTCGCGCGGGGCGATCGACCTCTGCTATGGGTTGATGGCCGCGCCGGTTGCGCTGTTTCTGGTGCCCCGGCCGGAGCCGCATCTCTGGCCCATCCTTGGCGTCGCCTTCGTCATCCACACGGTTTACAAGCTCCTGCAAGCCGGGGCCTATGTGCGCGGCGCCTATACGGTGGTCTATCCGATCACCCGCGGCACCGGGGCGCTGTTCGCGGTGGCGGGTGCCTGGGTACTGTTTTCCGAGACCTTCACAGCCCTGCAGTGGCTCGGGGTCATGGGGCTGCTGGCCGGGATTTTCGGGCTTGCGCTTTACAACCTGCGCCATGAGCGGGCGGCGCGCAGCACGCTTTTGGCCGCGATCCTGCTGGCGCTGGCGACCGGGTTTTTCGTGGCGCTTTATACGACATGGGATGCGCATGGGGTGCGGTCGCCCCGCGATCCCTTCACGTTCCTGGCCTGGTTCTTCATGATCGACGGGTTTGCCATGCCGGTGATCGCGGCGTTGCGCTGGCCTGCCCTCGAGCCGCGCCCCGCGCTCGGCCCGCTGTTTCTGCGCGGGGTGTCGGGTGGTGCGGTGGCGCTGCTGAGCTTCGGGGCGATCATGCTCGCGACGCGGTTCGACAAGGTGGGACAGGCGGCGGTCCTGCGCGAGACCTCGAGCGTCCTTGCGGCGCTGATCGGCTGGCTGGTGCTGCGCGAACCGGTGGGGATGCGCCGGCTCGTGCTGATGGGCTTGATCGCCCTGGGGGCGATGATAGTAGGATTCGGCGGACAGGAGGCAGGATGA
- the folE2 gene encoding GTP cyclohydrolase FolE2, whose translation MNIQNPTLDRAPEDTEARAALELLRAWARRASAEQLAGLDPALRSLAEPDPASPYPAFSREYPADFIVDPEYRAELPDLQNGPASLILGAREQIQHVGISNFRLPIRFHRRDGADLTLETSVTGTVSLEAEKKGINMSRIMRSFYTHSERTFSFEVIEGALDDYKSDLESLDARIQMRFSFPVKMTSLRSGLEGYQYYDIALELVESDGQRQKIMHLDYVYSSTCPCSLELSEHARSARGQLATPHSQRSVARVSVALVPDGPCMWFEDLIEACRRAVPTETQVMVKREDEQAFAELNAANPIFVEDAVRLFCEQLQRDPRIGDFRVVASHQESLHSHDAVSMLVQGDTFASGSIDPRLFPSMFHVG comes from the coding sequence ATGAACATCCAGAATCCGACCTTGGACCGGGCTCCGGAAGATACCGAGGCGAGGGCGGCGCTCGAACTGCTGCGCGCCTGGGCGCGGCGGGCGAGCGCCGAACAGCTGGCGGGACTCGATCCCGCGCTCCGCAGCCTTGCGGAGCCGGATCCGGCCTCGCCTTACCCGGCCTTTTCCCGGGAGTATCCGGCCGACTTCATCGTCGATCCCGAATACCGGGCCGAGCTTCCCGATCTGCAGAACGGCCCGGCGAGCCTTATTCTGGGCGCGCGCGAACAGATTCAGCACGTGGGAATATCGAATTTCCGCCTGCCGATCCGCTTTCACCGCCGCGACGGGGCGGATCTGACGCTCGAGACCTCGGTCACCGGCACGGTGAGCCTCGAGGCCGAGAAGAAGGGCATCAACATGTCCCGGATCATGCGCAGCTTTTATACCCATAGCGAGCGCACCTTCAGCTTCGAGGTGATCGAGGGGGCGCTGGACGACTACAAATCCGATCTCGAAAGCCTGGATGCGCGGATCCAGATGCGGTTTTCGTTTCCGGTCAAGATGACCAGCCTGCGGTCGGGGCTCGAGGGGTATCAGTATTACGATATCGCGCTCGAACTTGTTGAAAGCGACGGGCAGCGCCAGAAGATCATGCACCTGGATTACGTCTATTCCTCGACCTGCCCCTGTTCGCTCGAGCTTTCGGAACATGCGCGCTCGGCCCGCGGACAGCTTGCGACGCCGCATTCGCAGCGGTCGGTGGCGCGGGTCTCGGTTGCGCTGGTGCCGGACGGGCCCTGCATGTGGTTCGAGGATCTGATCGAGGCCTGCCGCCGCGCGGTTCCGACCGAAACCCAGGTCATGGTCAAGCGCGAGGACGAGCAGGCATTCGCGGAACTGAACGCGGCCAATCCGATCTTTGTCGAGGATGCGGTGCGGCTGTTCTGCGAACAGCTTCAGCGGGATCCCCGGATCGGCGATTTCCGCGTGGTGGCCAGCCACCAGGAAAGCCTGCACAGCCACGACGCGGTGAGCATGCTGGTGCAGGGCGATACCTTCGCCTCGGGCAGCATCGACCCGCGCCTTTTCCCGAGCATGTTCCACGTCGGCTGA
- a CDS encoding glycine--tRNA ligase subunit alpha has translation MSSSNSGAPRSFQDILLRLQDYWAARGCAILQPYDMEVGAGTFHPATTLRSLGPRPWAAAYVQPSRRPTDGRYGENPNRLQHYYQYQVLMKPSPPELQDLYLGSLDAIGIDMALHDIRFVEDDWESPTLGAWGLGWEVWCDGMEISQFTYFQQVGGQDCHPVSGELTYGLERLAMFVLGVDHVMKMPFNAPDAPVPLTYGDVFRQTEEEYARWNFDVADTAMLFQHFEDAEAECAAILAAPAQDPASGKRIVMAHPAYDQCIKASHVFNLLDARGVISVTERQAYIGRVRALARRCAEAFLATEAGGWQA, from the coding sequence ATGAGCAGCAGCAACAGCGGCGCGCCGCGCTCGTTTCAGGACATCCTGCTGCGGTTGCAGGATTATTGGGCCGCGCGCGGCTGCGCGATCCTGCAACCCTATGACATGGAGGTCGGCGCCGGCACCTTTCACCCCGCCACCACGCTGCGCAGTCTCGGGCCGCGCCCCTGGGCTGCGGCCTATGTGCAGCCCTCGCGCCGCCCGACCGACGGGCGCTATGGCGAGAACCCGAACCGCCTGCAGCATTATTACCAGTACCAGGTGCTGATGAAGCCGAGCCCGCCGGAGCTGCAGGATCTTTACCTTGGCAGCCTCGACGCGATCGGGATCGACATGGCGCTGCATGACATCCGCTTCGTCGAGGACGACTGGGAAAGCCCGACGCTCGGCGCCTGGGGGCTTGGCTGGGAGGTCTGGTGCGACGGCATGGAAATCAGCCAGTTCACCTATTTCCAGCAGGTCGGCGGGCAGGACTGCCATCCCGTTTCGGGTGAGCTGACCTATGGGCTCGAACGGCTCGCGATGTTCGTGCTCGGGGTCGATCACGTGATGAAGATGCCGTTCAACGCCCCGGACGCGCCGGTGCCGCTGACCTATGGCGACGTGTTCCGCCAGACCGAAGAGGAATACGCCCGCTGGAATTTCGACGTGGCCGACACGGCGATGCTGTTTCAGCATTTCGAGGATGCCGAGGCCGAATGCGCGGCGATTCTTGCCGCCCCGGCGCAGGATCCGGCCAGCGGCAAGCGCATCGTCATGGCGCATCCGGCCTATGACCAGTGCATCAAGGCGAGCCATGTCTTCAACCTGCTCGACGCGCGGGGCGTGATCTCCGTGACCGAACGGCAGGCCTATATCGGCCGGGTGCGGGCGCTGGCCCGCAGATGCGCCGAGGCGTTCCTTGCCACCGAAGCCGGCGGGTGGCAGGCATGA
- the ftsY gene encoding signal recognition particle-docking protein FtsY — MAFFRKLKDRLFKSSSRLEEGLDAIVGEGGEDEGNGANGIPPEIPPAPEPAPDPVPAPEPTPVPQPPDTKPDPEPVGVPPQPDPQPTPEPLPIPPEQPDPAGGKGLLDRLLRRGTGEVARRTLDDAMLEQLEELLISADMGVETALRVTANMAEGRLGRKLSAQEIKTLLADEITRIMEPVARPMPLYPRRPQVVLVVGVNGSGKTTTIGKLASQFRAAGKSVMIAAGDTFRAAAVEQLQVWGERAGVPVLTAPEGSDPASLAFDAMTRAEAEGVDLLMIDTAGRLQNRADLMEELAKIVRVIRKKDETAPHNTLLVLDATTGQNALSQVEIFAKISDVTGLVMTKLDGTARGGVLVALADRFGLPIHAIGVGEQIDDLAPFDPAEFAAALTGLELEAA; from the coding sequence ATGGCCTTTTTCCGCAAGCTGAAGGACCGGCTGTTCAAGTCCTCATCGCGCCTCGAGGAGGGCCTTGACGCCATCGTCGGCGAGGGCGGGGAGGATGAAGGCAACGGCGCCAACGGGATCCCGCCCGAAATCCCGCCGGCGCCCGAGCCGGCCCCCGATCCGGTGCCGGCGCCCGAACCGACCCCGGTTCCGCAGCCGCCCGATACGAAACCCGATCCCGAGCCGGTCGGCGTGCCGCCGCAGCCCGATCCGCAGCCCACGCCCGAGCCGCTGCCGATTCCGCCGGAACAACCGGATCCGGCGGGCGGAAAGGGCCTGCTCGACCGCCTGCTGCGCCGGGGCACCGGCGAGGTCGCGCGCCGCACGCTCGACGATGCCATGCTCGAACAGCTCGAGGAGCTGCTGATCAGCGCCGACATGGGGGTCGAGACGGCGCTGCGCGTCACCGCGAACATGGCCGAGGGGCGGCTTGGACGGAAGCTGTCCGCGCAGGAGATCAAGACGCTGCTCGCGGACGAGATCACCCGCATCATGGAACCCGTGGCCCGCCCCATGCCGCTTTACCCCAGGCGCCCGCAGGTGGTGCTGGTGGTCGGGGTGAACGGATCGGGCAAGACCACCACCATCGGCAAGCTCGCGAGCCAGTTCCGCGCGGCCGGAAAGAGCGTGATGATCGCGGCCGGCGACACCTTCCGCGCGGCGGCGGTCGAACAGCTTCAGGTCTGGGGAGAGCGCGCCGGGGTGCCGGTGCTGACCGCGCCGGAAGGGTCGGATCCGGCCAGCCTTGCCTTCGATGCCATGACGCGGGCCGAGGCCGAGGGCGTCGACCTTCTCATGATCGACACGGCCGGGCGGCTCCAGAACCGGGCGGATCTGATGGAGGAACTGGCCAAGATCGTCCGCGTGATCCGCAAGAAGGACGAAACCGCGCCGCATAACACCCTGCTCGTGCTCGACGCCACCACCGGGCAGAACGCGCTGAGCCAGGTCGAGATCTTCGCGAAAATTTCCGATGTGACGGGGCTGGTCATGACCAAGCTCGACGGCACCGCGCGCGGCGGGGTTCTGGTGGCGCTGGCCGACCGGTTCGGCCTGCCGATCCATGCGATCGGCGTGGGCGAACAGATCGACGACCTTGCGCCTTTCGATCCGGCCGAATTCGCCGCCGCGCTGACCGGGCTCGAACTCGAGGCCGCCTGA
- a CDS encoding TrkH family potassium uptake protein, with product MFDLRPIGYVIGLLIAILGATMILPMLVDLAEGRGHWSVFLESSVITMLSGGLIALSCSNGLRAGLNIPETILLTSGVWVVLPLFGALPLMLGESELRLLDAYFEAMSGLTTTGSTVITGLDGMARGILLWRGILQWLGGIGIVVMAMVFLPELRVGGMQIFRAEAFDTMGKILPRATEIAAQISVIYIFLTLACMLCYVLIGMSFFDATVHSFTTISTGGFSNYDMSFGRFTGPAEYVAVLFMILAVLPFVRYVQLVNGNGRPLLRDSQVRVFVGMLAVLVAVVVFALMRSHSHPFEQALRESLFNLTSIITGTGYASADYMRWGPFFIALFFFVALIGGCAGSTTCSIKIFRYQLLFSSIRVQLQRIRTPHGLFTPRYEGKPVPPETLNSVMVFFVFFFVSLGLFSVALSLTGLDFVTALSGAATAMTNTGPGLGQLIGPSGNFAGLNDSAKGILILAMLVGRLELMTVYVMLTPAFWRA from the coding sequence ATGTTTGATCTGCGCCCCATCGGCTATGTCATCGGCCTGCTGATCGCGATCCTGGGCGCGACCATGATCCTGCCCATGCTGGTCGATCTGGCGGAGGGGCGCGGACACTGGAGCGTCTTTCTGGAAAGCAGCGTCATAACCATGCTTTCGGGCGGGCTGATCGCGCTGTCCTGTTCGAACGGATTGCGGGCCGGGCTGAACATTCCGGAAACCATCCTGCTGACCAGCGGGGTCTGGGTCGTCCTGCCGCTGTTCGGGGCGCTGCCCCTGATGCTGGGCGAGAGCGAACTGCGCCTGCTCGACGCCTATTTCGAGGCCATGTCGGGGCTCACCACCACGGGATCGACGGTGATCACCGGGCTTGACGGCATGGCGCGCGGGATCCTGCTGTGGCGGGGCATCCTGCAATGGCTCGGCGGCATCGGGATCGTGGTCATGGCCATGGTCTTCCTGCCGGAACTCAGGGTCGGGGGGATGCAGATCTTCCGGGCCGAGGCCTTCGACACGATGGGAAAGATCCTGCCGAGGGCGACCGAGATCGCGGCGCAGATCTCGGTGATCTACATCTTTCTGACGCTGGCCTGCATGCTTTGCTATGTCCTGATCGGCATGTCGTTCTTCGACGCGACGGTGCATTCCTTCACCACCATCTCGACCGGCGGGTTCTCGAATTACGATATGTCCTTCGGCAGGTTCACGGGCCCGGCGGAATATGTCGCGGTGCTGTTCATGATCCTCGCCGTGCTTCCCTTCGTGCGTTACGTGCAGCTTGTGAACGGCAATGGCCGGCCGCTGCTGCGCGACAGCCAGGTGCGGGTGTTTGTCGGCATGCTGGCGGTTCTGGTCGCGGTCGTGGTCTTTGCCCTGATGCGCAGCCACTCGCACCCTTTTGAGCAGGCGCTGCGCGAATCGCTGTTCAACCTGACCTCGATTATCACCGGCACCGGCTATGCGAGCGCGGATTACATGCGCTGGGGGCCGTTCTTCATCGCGTTGTTCTTTTTCGTCGCGCTGATCGGCGGCTGTGCCGGTTCGACCACCTGTTCGATCAAGATTTTCCGGTATCAGCTTCTGTTTTCGTCGATCCGGGTGCAGTTGCAGCGCATTCGCACCCCGCATGGCCTGTTCACCCCGCGTTACGAGGGAAAGCCGGTGCCGCCCGAGACGCTGAATTCGGTCATGGTGTTCTTCGTGTTCTTTTTCGTGTCGCTCGGGTTGTTCTCGGTGGCGCTGTCGCTGACCGGGCTCGATTTCGTGACCGCGCTTTCCGGGGCGGCGACGGCCATGACGAATACCGGGCCCGGGCTTGGGCAACTGATCGGGCCGAGCGGCAATTTCGCCGGGCTGAACGATTCGGCGAAAGGGATCCTGATCCTCGCCATGCTGGTCGGGCGGCTCGAGCTCATGACCGTCTATGTCATGCTGACGCCGGCCTTCTGGCGCGCCTGA
- a CDS encoding inner membrane-spanning protein YciB, translating to MTQGDGSEERPGKISPVLKQVLELGPPLLFFVLYIWLRDESYVFAGTEYSGFIVATVAFIPILLLAMALLWRLSGTLSRMQILTAVLVVVFGGLTAWLNDERFFKMKTTIVFGLMALLLGIGLLRGQSWLAYVMAEALPMRREGWMILTRRLCLVFALLAVGNEVLWRSVSTDLWVKVETFGFPLILFVFLWWQIMALQPYMIESGDDT from the coding sequence ATGACACAGGGTGACGGATCGGAAGAGCGGCCGGGAAAGATCAGCCCGGTGCTGAAACAGGTGCTGGAACTTGGCCCGCCCCTGCTGTTCTTCGTGCTTTACATCTGGCTGCGCGACGAAAGCTATGTCTTTGCCGGAACGGAATATTCCGGCTTCATCGTGGCCACGGTCGCGTTCATTCCGATCCTCCTTCTGGCGATGGCCCTGCTCTGGCGCCTGTCCGGAACCTTGAGCCGCATGCAGATCCTGACCGCCGTGCTGGTCGTGGTCTTCGGCGGGCTGACCGCCTGGCTGAACGACGAGCGGTTCTTCAAGATGAAGACCACGATCGTTTTCGGCCTGATGGCGCTGTTGCTCGGGATCGGGCTTTTGCGCGGGCAGAGCTGGCTTGCCTATGTGATGGCCGAGGCCCTGCCCATGCGCCGCGAGGGGTGGATGATCCTGACCCGGCGGCTCTGCCTCGTCTTTGCGCTGCTCGCGGTCGGCAACGAGGTGCTCTGGCGCTCCGTGTCCACCGATCTCTGGGTCAAGGTCGAGACCTTCGGCTTTCCGCTGATCCTGTTCGTCTTTCTATGGTGGCAGATCATGGCGCTGCAGCCCTACATGATCGAGTCCGGGGATGACACGTGA
- the metZ gene encoding O-succinylhomoserine sulfhydrylase, whose amino-acid sequence MDEKWSVRTKAVHGGIRRSQYGELSEAIFLTQSFAYPSAAAAEARFESPGPEDFVYARYNNPTVRMFEERIALIEGAEAAFATASGMAAVSGALLAMLKAGDRVVAARALFGSCLYVLENVLGRFGVEIVLVDGTDLDQWREALAGGAQAVFFEAVSNPTLEVVDIAAVSELAHAAGAVVIVDNVFASPVFSRAIAQGADVVAYSTTKHIDGQGRSLGGVILGRREFIHDVVEPYMKHTGGAMNPFTAWIMLKGLETLDLRVRRQAENALALAEALQGQPGLARVVYPGLADHPQHDLTMAQMGSGGTIVTLDLAGGKAAAFAFLDALKIATISNNLGDAKTIVTHPATTTHQRLSDGERERMGITPGLLRLSAGIEDAADLIEDMRTGLAAARNAAG is encoded by the coding sequence ATGGACGAAAAATGGAGCGTGCGCACGAAGGCGGTTCACGGCGGCATCCGCCGCAGCCAGTATGGCGAGTTGAGCGAGGCGATCTTTCTGACGCAGAGCTTTGCCTATCCGAGCGCCGCAGCGGCGGAGGCGCGGTTTGAATCTCCGGGGCCGGAGGATTTCGTCTATGCGCGCTACAACAACCCGACGGTGCGCATGTTCGAGGAGCGGATCGCGCTGATCGAGGGGGCCGAGGCCGCCTTTGCCACGGCAAGCGGCATGGCGGCGGTCAGCGGGGCACTGCTTGCCATGCTGAAGGCTGGGGATCGGGTGGTGGCCGCGCGGGCGCTGTTCGGTTCCTGTCTTTATGTGCTGGAAAACGTGCTCGGCCGGTTCGGGGTCGAGATCGTGCTGGTCGACGGCACCGATCTGGACCAGTGGCGCGAGGCGCTTGCGGGCGGCGCGCAGGCGGTGTTTTTCGAGGCGGTGTCCAACCCGACGTTGGAGGTGGTCGACATCGCCGCGGTGTCGGAACTGGCCCATGCCGCGGGGGCCGTGGTGATCGTGGACAATGTGTTTGCCTCGCCGGTGTTCTCCAGGGCGATCGCGCAGGGGGCGGATGTGGTGGCCTATTCCACGACCAAGCATATCGACGGCCAGGGGCGCAGCCTTGGCGGCGTGATCCTCGGGCGGCGGGAGTTCATTCACGACGTGGTCGAACCCTACATGAAGCACACCGGCGGGGCGATGAACCCGTTTACCGCCTGGATCATGCTGAAGGGGCTCGAGACGCTCGACCTCAGGGTGCGGCGCCAGGCCGAGAATGCGCTCGCGCTGGCCGAGGCGCTGCAGGGACAGCCGGGGCTTGCGCGGGTAGTCTATCCGGGGCTTGCGGACCATCCCCAGCATGATCTGACCATGGCGCAGATGGGATCGGGGGGCACGATCGTGACGCTTGACCTTGCGGGGGGGAAGGCGGCGGCATTCGCCTTTCTCGACGCGCTGAAGATCGCGACCATTTCGAACAACCTCGGTGATGCCAAGACCATCGTCACGCACCCCGCCACCACGACCCACCAGCGGCTGAGTGACGGCGAGCGCGAGCGGATGGGAATCACGCCGGGGCTGCTGCGCCTTTCGGCCGGAATCGAGGATGCGGCCGATCTGATCGAGGACATGCGGACGGGCCTTGCGGCGGCACGGAACGCGGCGGGCTGA
- a CDS encoding serine protease, whose translation MKSVLACLIVALMALSLPAAAQDSREMSWVQIEARPTLSEAEARARDWGRNLADVNGFALGSGWYAIVLGPYSRADAERVLQVYRTESQIPADSFIARPGSLGQRFWPVGAAMNSATLPDSLRPDPDAAQRDAAQPGATATPQDPGETPEQARAAERLLSGKERQTLQQALRAGGFYAGAIDGAFGAGTRRSMADWQGANGYPATGVLTTREREALIAQYEAPLTEAGMELVHDREAGIEMRIPGNLVAFTRHESPFAVYGPAGDSGVQVLLISQAGNEATLAALYEVLQSLTIIPTTGPRDNSGSRFVIEGRDDASVAHAEATLDDREIKGFVLVWPAGDDMRRTRVLAAMQESFTRRDGVLDSAMAAPLPEDLDLVAGLETRKPRVGHSGFYVDHEGRVLTTADVAASCSRLTIDGHEARLLAQDETLGLALIEAEEPRVPMGFARLRSSPLPLRSDVTLSGYSYGGALDAPVLTHGELADNGGLEGEREQLRLSLKTTPGDEGGPILDAGGEVVAMLLPWGDASRELPEGVSLGLGAGALRGFLDRHSGDTQETAPESAPGPLTPAGFARLANGMTVFVNCWE comes from the coding sequence ATGAAATCCGTTCTTGCTTGCCTGATCGTGGCGCTCATGGCGCTGTCGCTTCCGGCCGCGGCGCAGGACAGCCGCGAGATGTCATGGGTGCAGATCGAGGCGCGCCCCACCCTCAGCGAAGCCGAGGCCCGCGCCCGCGACTGGGGGCGCAACCTTGCCGATGTGAACGGTTTTGCGCTGGGATCGGGGTGGTATGCGATCGTGCTTGGCCCCTATTCGCGCGCCGATGCGGAACGCGTGCTGCAGGTCTATCGCACCGAGTCGCAGATCCCGGCCGATTCCTTCATCGCCCGGCCCGGCAGCCTTGGCCAGCGGTTCTGGCCGGTCGGCGCCGCCATGAACAGCGCCACCCTGCCCGACAGTCTCCGCCCCGATCCGGACGCGGCGCAAAGGGATGCGGCGCAACCCGGCGCAACCGCAACCCCGCAGGACCCCGGCGAGACCCCCGAACAGGCCCGTGCCGCAGAGCGGCTCCTGAGCGGCAAGGAGCGGCAGACGCTCCAGCAGGCCCTGCGTGCGGGCGGGTTCTACGCCGGCGCGATCGACGGTGCCTTCGGGGCCGGGACGCGGCGCTCGATGGCCGACTGGCAGGGCGCGAACGGCTATCCGGCGACCGGGGTGCTGACCACGCGCGAGCGCGAGGCGCTGATCGCGCAATACGAGGCGCCGCTGACCGAGGCCGGGATGGAACTGGTCCATGACCGGGAGGCCGGCATCGAAATGCGCATCCCCGGCAATCTGGTCGCCTTCACCCGCCACGAATCGCCTTTCGCGGTTTACGGGCCGGCCGGGGATTCGGGGGTGCAGGTGCTCCTGATCAGCCAGGCCGGCAACGAGGCCACGCTCGCCGCGCTTTACGAGGTGCTCCAGAGCCTGACCATCATCCCGACCACCGGGCCGCGCGACAACAGCGGCAGCCGCTTCGTGATCGAGGGGCGCGATGATGCCTCGGTCGCCCATGCCGAGGCGACACTGGACGACAGAGAGATCAAGGGATTCGTTCTGGTCTGGCCCGCGGGGGACGACATGCGCCGCACCCGCGTTCTGGCGGCGATGCAGGAAAGCTTTACCCGCCGCGACGGGGTGCTCGATTCCGCCATGGCTGCGCCCCTGCCCGAGGATCTGGACCTTGTGGCGGGGCTGGAGACGCGCAAGCCGCGGGTGGGGCATTCGGGATTCTACGTCGATCATGAAGGGCGCGTCCTCACCACCGCCGATGTGGCGGCGAGTTGCTCGCGCCTGACCATCGACGGCCATGAGGCGCGGCTGCTTGCGCAGGACGAGACGCTCGGGCTCGCGCTGATCGAGGCGGAAGAACCGCGCGTCCCCATGGGTTTTGCCCGGCTACGCAGCAGCCCGCTGCCGCTTCGCTCCGACGTGACGCTTTCCGGCTATTCCTATGGCGGGGCGCTGGATGCGCCGGTGCTCACGCATGGGGAACTGGCCGATAACGGGGGGCTCGAGGGCGAGCGCGAGCAACTGCGCCTGTCGCTCAAGACCACGCCGGGCGACGAGGGCGGGCCGATCCTCGATGCCGGGGGCGAGGTCGTCGCCATGCTGCTGCCCTGGGGCGATGCGTCGCGCGAATTGCCCGAAGGCGTGAGCCTGGGCCTCGGGGCCGGGGCGCTGCGCGGATTCCTCGACCGGCATTCGGGCGATACGCAAGAGACCGCCCCGGAGTCGGCGCCCGGGCCGCTCACCCCGGCGGGGTTTGCCCGGCTCGCGAACGGGATGACCGTATTCGTGAACTGCTGGGAATAG